The proteins below come from a single Candidatus Thermoplasmatota archaeon genomic window:
- a CDS encoding sodium:proton antiporter, whose product MIYNLPFFAVALLIAVGMYAIIFRRNLIKIAIGIILVESGVNLFLITLGYREGGVAPIYTNLPPGIEIPGGMALPVPQALTLTSIVIGVAVTALILSFIMRIYRHYGTLDSRKIRRLKE is encoded by the coding sequence ATGATATACAATCTGCCTTTTTTTGCTGTAGCTCTTCTTATTGCTGTGGGCATGTATGCCATTATTTTCAGGAGAAACCTGATAAAAATCGCGATAGGGATAATACTTGTGGAGAGCGGTGTCAACCTGTTTCTAATAACCCTTGGTTATAGGGAAGGGGGTGTGGCCCCGATATATACAAATCTTCCCCCAGGGATAGAGATACCTGGAGGGATGGCACTGCCAGTCCCTCAGGCATTAACGCTGACGAGCATTGTAATTGGTGTGGCTGTGACGGCTTTAATTTTATCATTTATAATGCGCATATACCGCCATTACGGCACTCTTGACTCTAGAAAAATAAGGAGGTTGAAGGAATGA
- a CDS encoding MnhB domain-containing protein: MSEEGLSPIVKVISGLMFPFITIFSFYVIMHGHLTPGGGFQGGAIGASAVAMLIVAFGARNVEKKAREENFSMFESIGGLVFVIVALLGFILAATFMANFLVGEIIFGKIPQFGSNPGILNSGGVLPILNFAVGMKVIGGLSAIILVMALALRKED, translated from the coding sequence ATGAGTGAGGAAGGTCTTTCGCCGATTGTTAAGGTCATATCTGGGCTGATGTTCCCTTTCATAACGATTTTTTCTTTCTACGTGATAATGCACGGTCATCTCACGCCAGGAGGCGGCTTCCAGGGCGGGGCAATAGGGGCATCCGCAGTGGCTATGCTCATTGTGGCATTTGGTGCAAGAAATGTTGAAAAGAAGGCAAGGGAAGAAAATTTTTCGATGTTTGAAAGCATAGGGGGCTTGGTTTTTGTTATCGTGGCACTGCTTGGCTTCATTCTTGCGGCAACATTTATGGCAAATTTTCTGGTTGGGGAAATTATCTTTGGAAAAATTCCTCAGTTTGGATCAAATCCGGGGATATTGAATTCCGGCGGCGTACTGCCCATATTGAACTTTGCCGTTGGAATGAAAGTCATCGGTGGTCTGTCTGCCATCATACTGGTCATGGCTCTTGCTTTGAGGAAGGAGGATTGA
- the mbhE gene encoding hydrogen gas-evolving membrane-bound hydrogenase subunit E yields MRKIAVLAFVIFFAFLFLSAYEMRDFGAPPSDMDDYIISNAQNETGANNAVTSVVFDYRGFDTLGEATILFTAIAGIMVVFRKRDKNE; encoded by the coding sequence ATGAGGAAAATAGCCGTACTCGCATTTGTCATCTTTTTTGCGTTTCTGTTTCTGTCGGCATACGAGATGCGCGATTTTGGGGCGCCGCCGTCGGACATGGACGATTATATAATAAGCAATGCCCAGAATGAGACCGGAGCGAATAATGCTGTCACATCCGTCGTATTTGATTACAGGGGTTTTGATACTCTCGGCGAGGCAACCATTCTCTTCACTGCAATAGCAGGCATCATGGTCGTATTTAGAAAGAGGGATAAAAATGAGTGA
- a CDS encoding hydrogenase subunit MbhD domain-containing protein translates to MMIEIVHIIVPVLLVVSAVVTVMLKDLLASAIALAVMSLILSLEFYILHAPDVAIAEAGIGACITTAIIIIAIKGTERMEET, encoded by the coding sequence ATGATGATTGAAATTGTACATATTATTGTGCCCGTATTGCTTGTCGTATCTGCAGTTGTGACTGTAATGCTGAAGGATCTGCTTGCATCAGCAATTGCCCTGGCAGTTATGAGCTTGATTCTTTCACTGGAATTCTACATTCTCCATGCACCTGACGTTGCAATAGCAGAGGCAGGAATAGGGGCATGTATAACAACGGCAATAATAATCATTGCCATAAAAGGGACTGAAAGAATGGAGGAAACATGA
- the mnhG gene encoding monovalent cation/H(+) antiporter subunit G, which produces MTSVEWAIYVFLGIGLFFNFLASLGLMRFPDVYTRLHAGTKCTTFGSIFLSLAVIIYGLWKYYDGNKPMFGLAIHTLIAFIAIILTNPTGAHAIARAAHRSGVKPVQAVVDDLEEKEEKNDDD; this is translated from the coding sequence ATGACATCGGTTGAATGGGCGATATACGTATTCCTCGGCATAGGGCTGTTCTTCAACTTTCTTGCCTCTCTTGGCCTTATGAGATTTCCGGATGTTTACACACGCCTGCATGCAGGCACAAAATGCACGACTTTTGGCTCCATATTTTTATCTCTTGCAGTCATCATCTATGGCCTGTGGAAATATTATGACGGCAACAAACCGATGTTCGGTCTTGCTATTCATACATTGATTGCCTTTATTGCAATAATACTCACCAATCCGACGGGGGCGCATGCAATTGCACGTGCAGCACATAGAAGCGGCGTGAAGCCGGTACAGGCCGTTGTGGATGATTTAGAAGAAAAGGAGGAAAAAAATGATGATGATTGA
- a CDS encoding monovalent cation/H+ antiporter complex subunit F gives MIWNPFIVSLVILLVCILIAMIRVLLGPTAPDRVVGLDTINTMVVVSMIVFGAAFDEIIYIGVAIVYALLSFITTLFIAKYLEGGKL, from the coding sequence ATGATATGGAATCCATTTATTGTATCCCTGGTTATCCTGCTCGTTTGTATTCTGATAGCCATGATACGGGTTCTGCTCGGCCCTACAGCTCCAGACAGGGTGGTCGGGCTGGATACGATAAACACCATGGTCGTAGTGTCAATGATAGTATTCGGGGCTGCCTTTGATGAAATCATATACATAGGCGTTGCCATTGTCTATGCCCTTCTCTCATTCATCACAACATTGTTCATAGCAAAATATCTTGAAGGGGGGAAACTATGA
- a CDS encoding Na+/H+ antiporter subunit E, with product MLAFIGTTVFCFVIWLLLTFNGNMWGADEIIAGIMLSVVGGIIGRKIFIKDFKMANPKRWLFFIAYLPRFFYEMAKANIDVAYRVITGRINPGIVKISPGLKSDIALTFLANSITLTPGTLSVDTDEEKNLYVHWINVDEKALKEMPRPCKPVCSSFPKWARRVAE from the coding sequence TGTTGGCTTTCATCGGTACAACCGTTTTTTGCTTCGTAATATGGCTACTACTAACTTTCAACGGCAATATGTGGGGTGCAGACGAAATCATTGCCGGCATAATGCTTTCTGTGGTGGGCGGTATAATAGGGAGAAAAATATTTATCAAGGATTTCAAGATGGCAAATCCAAAGCGATGGCTTTTTTTTATTGCATACCTTCCCCGCTTCTTTTACGAGATGGCAAAGGCGAACATAGACGTTGCCTACCGTGTCATAACTGGAAGAATAAATCCTGGCATAGTCAAGATATCTCCAGGGCTTAAGAGCGACATTGCATTGACGTTTCTTGCAAACTCCATAACACTAACCCCCGGCACATTATCCGTTGATACCGATGAGGAGAAAAATTTGTATGTTCATTGGATAAATGTTGATGAAAAGGCATTAAAAGAAATGCCCCGCCCGTGCAAACCCGTCTGTTCGTCATTTCCCAAATGGGCAAGGAGGGTGGCAGAATGA